The Gymnogyps californianus isolate 813 chromosome Z, ASM1813914v2, whole genome shotgun sequence genome has a window encoding:
- the RIMOC1 gene encoding RAB7A-interacting MON1-CCZ1 complex subunit 1 produces the protein MAEAGGAEAAGAEAAGAVSALRPRLAALGRRLAAPRGAGGDDTFLAKGSATLDKLKDICNEGKEHSSTLLQLYAQAVLDITYFEENQLVDEDFPEESSLQKVKELTCILSEPEDLVNECNINEEPVNILGAELLECLYWRKGALLYMYCHTSKERSEWLRENIAIFKKCLNDGVHYLMKMLSFRCPLQLNEDVSLQDKDTARLLSQGIFSDTHLLAMMYSGEMCYWGLRHCGEGKQESLETIDSISNSDLGCRSQSVSLDFRETGKNMLTKYVAVCEGPLKGQGWNTTTAKQMLCYFVKSHN, from the exons atgGCGGAGGCGGGGGGTGCCGAGGCGGCGGGCGCCGAGGCGGCGGGCGCGGTGTCCGCGCTGCGGCCGCGGCTGGCGGCGCTGGGCCGGCGGCTGGCGGCGCCCAGGGGAGCGGGCGGCGACG ATACCTTCTTAGCAAAGGGCTCTGCTACCCTGGACAAATTGAAGGACATCTGTAACGAAGGGAAGGAACATTCTTCCACGCTTTTGCAGCTCTATGCGCAG GCTGTCTTAGACATTACATATTTTGAGGAAAACCAGCTTGTGGATGAAGATTTTCCAGAAGAATCTTCCTTGCAAAAAGTTAAAGAACTTACTTGTATTCTTTCAGAGCCAGAAGACCTAGTGAACGAATGCAACATAAATGAAGAA cccGTCAACATCCTTGGTGCAGAGTTGTTAGAATGTCTTTACTGGAGAAAAGGAGCCCTGCTTTACATGTATTGTCATACATCAAAAGAAAGGAGTGAATGGCTACGAGAAAACATTGCCATATTTAAAAAG TGTCTTAATGATGGAGTTCATTACCTGATGAAGATGCTTAGCTTTAGATGCCCTCTTCAGCTAAATGAAGATGTCTCACTTCAAGATAAAGACACAGCTAGATTACTCAgtcaag gtATATTTAGTGACACTCACTTACTGGCGATGATGTACAGTGGAGAAATGTGCTACTGGGGACTGCGACACTGTGGagaagggaagcaggaaagCCTTGAGACAATAGATTCCATCTCTAACAGTGACCTGGGCTGCAGATCACAGAGTGTGTCACTGGATTTCCGAGAAACAGGCAAAAACATGTTAACGAAGTATGTGGCTGTATGTGAGGGACCTTTAAAAGGCCAAGGGTGGAACACaacaactgcaaaacaaatgttGTGTTACTTTGTGAAATCCCACAACTAA